The Leptospira sp. WS39.C2 genome contains a region encoding:
- a CDS encoding type I 3-dehydroquinate dehydratase, with protein sequence MPDSYKIVASVGEDELRHIQKKDVKDVDIIEVRLDLFSRNYIQKEMKKKIKALGLPVLFTYRRAEDSSVRSYVKLFPEDVEGIIKDFNDNANYLDIELNREDTIFRNYETLNYRIIYSYHSFKKSILANEMNQFIAKSKPVKKKNPIYKFAITPENIEETADFLNDIKLLSKTNTMIGICMGELGILSRVFGDKFNSSFTYMTLGEPKAPGQISVDTFKKLRVDLFKNPHSGKDSKED encoded by the coding sequence ATGCCAGATTCCTATAAGATTGTTGCTTCTGTAGGTGAAGATGAACTTCGCCATATACAAAAAAAAGATGTAAAAGATGTAGATATCATCGAAGTCCGTTTGGATTTATTTTCTAGAAATTACATCCAAAAAGAGATGAAAAAGAAGATCAAAGCACTTGGTTTACCGGTGCTTTTTACATACCGAAGAGCAGAAGATAGTAGTGTTCGTTCCTATGTAAAACTTTTTCCAGAAGATGTGGAAGGCATCATCAAAGATTTTAACGACAATGCCAATTATTTGGATATCGAACTGAATCGAGAGGATACGATCTTTCGAAATTATGAGACTTTAAACTATCGAATTATATATTCTTATCATTCATTTAAAAAATCTATTTTAGCCAATGAAATGAACCAATTCATTGCGAAATCGAAACCTGTTAAAAAGAAAAATCCAATTTATAAATTTGCCATTACTCCTGAAAACATTGAAGAAACTGCCGATTTTTTAAATGATATCAAACTTTTATCGAAAACAAATACGATGATTGGAATTTGTATGGGAGAATTAGGAATTTTATCCAGAGTGTTTGGAGATAAATTTAACTCCTCTTTCACCTATATGACATTAGGTGAACCAAAAGCACCTGGTCAAATCTCCGTAGACACATTTAAAAAACTAAGAGTGGATTTATTCAAAAACCCACATTCAGGTAAGGATTCAAAGGAAGACTAA
- a CDS encoding acetyl-CoA C-acetyltransferase, whose amino-acid sequence MGNSYIIDAVRTPRGKGKKRGTLASVHPQELAAATLKAIQSRTGIDPKTVEEVVMGCVSQVADQAACIARYAVMAAHWPKDVPGYTVNRFCGSGLQALNNVANHVASGAMELGVGGGVESMSRVKMGDDMIGRDFNVGNDKIAAHYNLVPQGISADLIATKYDISREEADRFAESSQQKAHAAIQNGYFKKSVIPITLDDGTVVTEEENPRLESDYAFLSSLGPVFKTIGEKELDAIALRSYPEVKKINHIHTLGNSSGIVDGAAAILVTNDDGLKKYGLKPRAKILATVATGEDPTIMLTGPVSASQKALKQAGLSVKDIDLWEINEAFASVVLYVKKTLGIDESKINVNGGAIALGHPLGATGAILTGTVLDELERRDLRYGLITLCIGGGMGIATIIERLK is encoded by the coding sequence ATGGGGAATTCCTATATTATTGATGCTGTCCGAACTCCGAGAGGAAAGGGCAAAAAACGCGGGACACTTGCATCCGTCCACCCACAAGAATTAGCTGCTGCCACATTAAAAGCCATCCAATCCCGAACTGGAATCGATCCAAAAACGGTAGAAGAAGTTGTAATGGGTTGTGTATCCCAAGTTGCTGACCAAGCTGCATGTATCGCACGTTATGCGGTTATGGCTGCTCATTGGCCAAAAGATGTTCCTGGTTATACAGTAAACCGTTTTTGCGGTTCTGGATTACAAGCACTTAACAACGTTGCAAACCATGTTGCTTCTGGAGCTATGGAACTTGGAGTTGGTGGTGGAGTTGAATCCATGAGCCGTGTGAAAATGGGTGATGATATGATTGGTCGTGATTTTAACGTTGGTAACGATAAAATTGCTGCTCATTACAATCTTGTTCCACAAGGGATCTCTGCTGACTTAATTGCGACAAAGTATGATATTTCTCGTGAAGAAGCAGATCGTTTTGCAGAGTCTTCACAACAAAAAGCACATGCAGCAATTCAAAATGGTTACTTCAAAAAATCTGTGATCCCAATTACATTAGATGATGGAACTGTTGTAACAGAAGAAGAGAACCCACGATTGGAATCCGATTATGCATTCCTTTCTAGTCTTGGTCCAGTGTTTAAAACGATTGGGGAAAAAGAACTCGATGCTATTGCACTTCGTTCTTATCCAGAAGTCAAAAAAATCAATCACATCCATACACTTGGTAACTCATCTGGAATCGTGGATGGTGCTGCTGCGATTTTAGTAACCAATGATGATGGATTAAAAAAATACGGTTTAAAACCGCGTGCAAAAATCCTTGCGACTGTTGCTACTGGGGAAGATCCAACGATCATGTTGACTGGTCCAGTTTCTGCTTCACAAAAAGCTTTGAAACAAGCCGGCCTTAGTGTGAAAGACATTGACCTTTGGGAAATCAACGAAGCATTCGCATCTGTTGTGTTATACGTAAAGAAAACACTCGGAATCGATGAATCCAAAATCAATGTAAACGGTGGTGCAATTGCTCTTGGACACCCACTCGGAGCAACAGGTGCAATCCTTACAGGAACTGTACTTGACGAGTTGGAAAGAAGAGACCTTCGTTACGGACTCATCACCCTTTGTATTGGTGGTGGTATGGGTATTGCGACAATCATTGAACGATTGAAGTAG
- a CDS encoding tetratricopeptide repeat protein encodes MESVRKYLSLVFSFVLFQTTLFAIDSDAMKEGKKAFSKKSYGEAIKKFNKHADSHPQDGEAYMYLGYIYEYKKDYPKSIQNFRKAADLDLDKDQRKTVLLKLALFFNYHQDWNLSATYSARYLKYDPKNEEVQKIYNRAVGNKGNPSSATHTYTQTTKVEPKQPDTKPSETKKDSVKKTDETVEDKESTKPSESYEQILANQPNLEDVRWDYVLALFEEKKFDKAETNLNLLIEKNPSRSRYHYKMGIIKLRLDDPKAAIESFEKAKKNPFSKDTNVFLYYVYLNEGFAYQKLAEIDKAEFSFLEAFKQVQKDTPLLALARLYEQKSDWEKCIQSSDKALSYNPNQVESHMFRFVCLFEAGNKTKKFETSFSKYSEFIKTKFSDPSQTPEKFQVGFLKLARKYTENNAYDLADSYFAVLEKDQNIANGREYLFYRGRNYFYSGKVDLAIPYFQKTSGSSAAHYLLARCYAKKNDVSKTKEQFQLAADLKPEYWTSASLEKDFKEVWKDNSFREFLNTKGGKLANPSPLPQAQ; translated from the coding sequence TACATTGTTTGCAATCGATAGCGATGCGATGAAAGAAGGGAAAAAGGCTTTTTCTAAAAAATCTTATGGCGAAGCCATTAAAAAATTCAACAAACATGCCGACTCACACCCGCAAGACGGTGAGGCATATATGTATTTGGGATATATCTATGAATACAAAAAAGATTATCCGAAATCCATCCAAAATTTTCGAAAGGCAGCTGATTTGGATTTGGATAAAGACCAAAGAAAAACAGTACTATTGAAATTAGCTTTGTTTTTTAACTACCACCAAGATTGGAATTTATCAGCAACATACTCAGCGCGTTATTTAAAATATGATCCAAAAAATGAAGAAGTCCAAAAAATCTACAACCGAGCCGTAGGTAACAAAGGAAATCCTTCTTCTGCTACGCATACTTACACACAAACTACTAAAGTAGAACCTAAACAACCTGATACCAAACCTTCTGAAACTAAGAAAGACTCAGTCAAAAAAACAGATGAGACAGTAGAAGACAAAGAATCAACCAAACCAAGTGAGTCCTACGAACAAATTTTGGCCAACCAACCCAATTTGGAAGATGTTCGTTGGGATTATGTATTAGCATTATTTGAAGAAAAAAAATTCGATAAAGCTGAAACCAACTTAAATCTTCTCATCGAAAAAAACCCAAGTCGTTCAAGATACCATTATAAAATGGGAATCATTAAATTGCGGTTAGATGACCCTAAGGCAGCAATTGAATCATTTGAAAAGGCGAAAAAAAATCCATTTTCAAAAGATACAAATGTGTTTTTGTATTATGTTTATCTAAACGAAGGGTTTGCGTATCAAAAATTAGCAGAGATTGATAAAGCAGAATTTTCATTTTTGGAAGCATTTAAACAAGTGCAAAAGGACACTCCACTCCTTGCACTTGCAAGGCTTTACGAACAAAAATCTGATTGGGAAAAATGCATCCAATCCTCTGATAAAGCACTATCTTATAATCCGAACCAAGTGGAATCACATATGTTTCGTTTTGTTTGTCTTTTTGAGGCGGGAAACAAAACTAAAAAATTTGAAACTAGTTTTTCCAAATATTCCGAATTCATCAAAACCAAATTCTCTGATCCATCTCAAACTCCTGAGAAATTCCAAGTTGGTTTTTTGAAATTGGCAAGAAAATATACGGAAAACAATGCTTATGATTTAGCAGATTCGTATTTCGCTGTTCTTGAAAAAGACCAAAACATCGCCAATGGAAGAGAATATCTCTTTTACCGGGGAAGGAATTATTTTTATAGCGGGAAAGTTGATTTAGCAATTCCGTATTTTCAAAAAACATCTGGCTCTTCTGCTGCTCATTATCTACTAGCGCGTTGTTATGCGAAGAAAAATGACGTTTCAAAAACAAAGGAACAGTTTCAGTTAGCGGCCGATTTAAAACCAGAGTATTGGACTTCAGCTAGTTTAGAAAAAGACTTTAAAGAAGTATGGAAAGACAATTCATTTCGTGAGTTTTTGAATACAAAAGGTGGGAAATTGGCGAACCCAAGTCCGCTTCCACAAGCACAATAG
- a CDS encoding UpxY family transcription antiterminator produces MSETNPQSEESAWYIVYTKPRSEKKLSEHLNKYKIENYLPIRKERKKWTDRFKWIDVPVLPSYIFVRIEFWRDKNKVLQLPGSVQFVFHKGQPAIVEQNDLDVLEKGLRDYAKSLKMNPELLLQKGKMIRVIDGSFKGKTMEILKVKNKTLVVLRIPGVETIFSYEINIDHLAWEELLV; encoded by the coding sequence ATGTCCGAGACTAATCCACAATCTGAAGAAAGTGCCTGGTATATCGTTTATACCAAACCACGTTCGGAAAAAAAACTAAGTGAACATCTAAATAAGTACAAAATTGAAAACTACTTACCAATTCGCAAAGAACGGAAAAAATGGACAGACCGATTTAAATGGATCGATGTTCCAGTTTTACCATCCTATATTTTTGTTCGGATCGAATTTTGGAGAGATAAAAACAAAGTCCTTCAATTACCAGGTTCTGTTCAATTTGTTTTCCATAAAGGCCAACCTGCAATTGTGGAACAAAACGATTTGGATGTTTTAGAAAAAGGCCTACGGGATTATGCAAAGTCATTAAAGATGAACCCAGAATTATTATTACAAAAAGGCAAAATGATCCGCGTGATCGATGGTTCGTTTAAAGGGAAAACAATGGAGATCCTAAAAGTAAAAAACAAAACTTTAGTCGTACTTAGGATTCCAGGTGTTGAAACTATTTTTTCTTATGAAATCAATATCGATCATCTCGCCTGGGAGGAATTACTCGTATGA
- a CDS encoding SIS domain-containing protein codes for MTNKDTLTIVKQALDDEISSLVHFREQLDPSIKDCIDLILKSKGKVIVTGVGKSGDIAKKISHTLSSTGTSAYFLHPTDASHGDSGIVGSDDVVLAIGKSGESEELNYILPTLRKIGAKIVGITANAKSKLAELSDVVIITPVLKEACPLDLAPTSSTTIALVLGDAIAVALMELKEFKADDFALYHPAGRLGKRLSLYLSDVMRKGERNASIPIDANLEMILKEITEKGIGATGVIDNNSKLVGLITDYDIRKYLTKHTLSPNVTAKEMMNANPNSFQPNEKAYDVLIKMEGRERPISVAPVVDETGVFVGMISLHDLLQKGL; via the coding sequence ATGACAAATAAAGATACACTTACCATTGTAAAACAAGCTTTGGATGATGAAATATCATCTCTTGTTCATTTCCGTGAACAACTAGACCCTTCTATCAAAGATTGTATCGATTTGATATTAAAATCCAAAGGGAAAGTGATTGTAACAGGTGTTGGTAAGTCAGGCGACATTGCCAAAAAAATATCACACACATTATCTTCCACTGGAACATCTGCTTATTTTTTACACCCAACAGATGCCTCTCACGGAGATTCTGGAATTGTAGGTTCTGATGATGTGGTCCTTGCCATTGGAAAAAGTGGTGAATCCGAAGAACTCAATTATATTTTACCCACACTCCGTAAAATTGGGGCTAAAATTGTTGGAATCACTGCTAACGCAAAATCTAAATTAGCGGAACTTTCTGATGTTGTTATCATTACTCCCGTTTTAAAAGAAGCCTGTCCTTTAGACCTTGCTCCCACTTCTAGCACAACCATTGCACTTGTTTTGGGTGATGCGATTGCAGTTGCACTGATGGAATTAAAAGAATTCAAGGCAGATGATTTTGCATTGTACCATCCAGCAGGCCGTTTGGGTAAAAGACTATCATTGTATTTATCGGATGTTATGCGAAAAGGAGAACGGAACGCTTCCATTCCTATAGATGCTAATCTTGAAATGATATTAAAGGAAATCACAGAAAAGGGAATTGGTGCTACAGGTGTTATAGACAATAATTCAAAACTTGTGGGACTCATTACTGATTATGACATTCGAAAGTATCTAACAAAACACACATTATCACCAAATGTTACTGCAAAAGAAATGATGAATGCTAATCCCAACAGTTTCCAACCAAATGAAAAAGCTTATGATGTTTTAATCAAAATGGAAGGACGTGAAAGGCCGATTTCTGTTGCCCCAGTGGTAGATGAAACTGGGGTTTTTGTTGGGATGATTTCACTCCACGATTTATTACAAAAAGGATTATAA
- the aroC gene encoding chorismate synthase, producing MPSSWGKIFRVSTFGESHGASVGVVVDGVPAGLPFPEEEIQKDLTRRRPGQNDLTTPRDEKDRMVVESGVFEGKTTGSPILMKVNNQNTIGSDYDEMAHVFRPSHADYTYSEKYGHRAHVGGGRSSVRETIGRVAAAGLARVILENELGISTVGFVDSIGPIDSLISEDEYPISRDVVDQFPTRCPKPSTNDEMETLIRKLRDEGDSVGGVVKVVVRNLPPGLGDPVYDKLDADLAKAILSISACKGFEVGSGFSGTRQTGSAHNDEFYIEEGTGKVKTRTNRSGGIQGGISNGMDLVIRAAFKPTSTIKKEQKTVNDQNKETILKAKGRHDPCVLPRAVPIVEAVVNLVLVDAYLYQRALQPKWFMKYANLNAIPNQ from the coding sequence ATGCCATCAAGTTGGGGAAAAATTTTTCGAGTATCAACCTTTGGAGAGTCTCACGGTGCATCCGTAGGAGTTGTTGTGGATGGAGTGCCAGCGGGCCTTCCATTTCCAGAAGAAGAAATCCAAAAAGATCTAACACGACGTAGGCCAGGCCAAAATGATCTCACAACTCCGAGAGATGAAAAGGACCGAATGGTAGTTGAGTCTGGAGTGTTTGAAGGTAAAACCACAGGTAGCCCCATTCTCATGAAGGTAAATAACCAAAATACCATTGGCAGTGATTATGATGAAATGGCACACGTCTTTCGTCCGTCTCATGCTGATTATACCTATTCAGAAAAATATGGCCATAGAGCACATGTCGGTGGAGGAAGATCATCGGTTCGTGAAACCATTGGTCGTGTGGCAGCCGCTGGTCTTGCACGAGTGATCCTCGAAAACGAATTAGGCATCTCAACAGTTGGTTTTGTAGATTCCATTGGTCCCATTGATTCCTTGATTTCAGAAGATGAATACCCCATCTCTCGGGATGTCGTAGACCAGTTTCCGACACGTTGTCCAAAACCATCTACCAATGATGAAATGGAAACACTCATTCGAAAACTCCGTGATGAAGGTGATTCTGTTGGGGGAGTTGTCAAAGTTGTGGTTCGCAATTTACCACCTGGACTTGGTGATCCCGTATACGATAAGTTAGATGCAGATTTAGCAAAAGCCATTTTATCAATCTCTGCTTGTAAAGGATTTGAAGTTGGATCTGGATTTTCGGGCACTCGCCAAACGGGAAGTGCACATAATGATGAGTTTTATATCGAAGAAGGAACAGGCAAAGTCAAAACGAGAACCAACAGGTCTGGTGGAATCCAAGGTGGGATTTCCAACGGGATGGATCTTGTGATTCGTGCAGCGTTTAAGCCAACTTCTACCATAAAAAAAGAACAAAAAACAGTAAACGATCAAAACAAAGAAACCATTCTCAAAGCAAAAGGCCGTCACGATCCATGTGTACTCCCTAGAGCAGTACCCATCGTAGAAGCAGTTGTAAACTTAGTGTTAGTTGATGCATATTTGTACCAAAGAGCCTTACAACCAAAATGGTTTATGAAGTATGCGAATTTAAATGCCATTCCAAACCAATAA
- a CDS encoding TonB family protein encodes MAYTDNENGDCILSNKVFHELGMHSLFDGPKYKAITLSIGLHVLIFLAYLAKTYQSDIDSSHIKLKEGGSFSSFQLLFSAGSGESKETNVSNPNPNDGTKTSEDEITEFQNCLSYPSLALEQKLEDDCVYRLSVKEDGSLEKIAVVTACRYAVFDQQVRRQLSQWQFQYTKGKEFVLPIRFRLDVRD; translated from the coding sequence ATGGCATATACGGACAATGAAAATGGAGATTGCATTCTCTCCAATAAAGTTTTTCATGAACTTGGAATGCACTCTCTCTTCGATGGACCCAAATATAAGGCAATTACCCTTAGTATAGGACTCCATGTTTTGATCTTTTTGGCGTATTTGGCGAAGACTTACCAAAGTGACATAGATTCTTCTCACATCAAACTAAAGGAAGGTGGAAGTTTTTCCTCTTTCCAACTGCTTTTTTCTGCAGGTTCTGGTGAGTCGAAGGAAACAAATGTTTCCAATCCAAACCCTAATGATGGAACCAAAACTTCTGAAGATGAAATTACAGAATTTCAAAATTGCCTCAGTTACCCGAGTTTAGCTCTCGAACAAAAACTGGAAGACGATTGTGTTTACCGACTTTCTGTGAAAGAAGATGGTTCTTTAGAAAAAATTGCAGTGGTCACAGCATGCAGGTATGCGGTTTTTGATCAACAGGTACGACGTCAACTTTCGCAATGGCAGTTCCAATATACCAAAGGCAAAGAATTTGTTTTACCCATTAGGTTCCGTTTAGATGTCCGAGACTAA
- a CDS encoding 2Fe-2S iron-sulfur cluster-binding protein, whose translation MVKIKIDGVEYEVDEKKNLIDATKEVGVEIPYFCYHPALSIVGMCRMCLIEIEGVPRLQAACNTPVKEGMGIITKSDRVKEARAGTMEFLLANHPLDCPVCDKAGECRLQDNAFGSGSGHSRFKFEKRNIPQEEIGTNLIINHNRCIVCYRCVRFEEEKVGESNLGLFERGNHSIIGLAKSEPINHNYQGALADICPVGALLNNKTLFKSRVWWYKSHKSVCHGCSTGCNVTTNVRDNKMYRYMVRENFEQGMFFLCDKGRFDLDWMNENRLFSYMENGKNSTSQVVISKIIDRLKEAKSIAVLGGAHESNETLETLKQNLSSLSQALGGKSIQWETRVTDAQNKETEQVDFLLTKDNHPNTKGAIDLGLTTPSGISGIVSAVKQGSVDLVILIKESIPEGIDPNKVICFDTNLTDAAKNASLVAPIQIFCEAEGSFTNKNGLRQNFEKSMNPIQGLLTSAGVVELILGTMAKKMEVSVGNR comes from the coding sequence TTGGTTAAGATAAAGATAGACGGAGTCGAATACGAAGTCGACGAAAAGAAAAACCTCATTGATGCAACAAAAGAAGTAGGAGTCGAAATTCCTTACTTCTGTTACCACCCAGCTCTGAGCATTGTCGGTATGTGCCGGATGTGCCTTATTGAGATTGAAGGGGTGCCGCGCCTACAAGCCGCATGTAATACTCCTGTAAAAGAAGGAATGGGTATCATTACCAAATCTGATCGTGTGAAAGAAGCACGGGCAGGTACTATGGAATTCCTTCTCGCCAATCACCCGTTAGATTGTCCTGTTTGTGATAAAGCGGGAGAATGCCGATTGCAAGACAATGCATTTGGTTCAGGGTCTGGTCATTCTCGTTTTAAATTTGAAAAACGAAATATCCCACAAGAAGAAATCGGAACTAATCTTATCATCAATCATAATCGATGTATTGTTTGTTATCGATGTGTTCGTTTTGAAGAAGAAAAAGTTGGGGAATCTAACTTAGGTCTTTTTGAACGAGGGAATCATTCCATCATTGGTCTTGCAAAATCAGAACCAATTAATCACAACTACCAAGGGGCACTTGCAGACATTTGTCCTGTAGGCGCTCTTCTCAACAACAAAACACTTTTTAAGTCACGTGTATGGTGGTACAAATCACACAAATCAGTTTGCCATGGATGTTCTACTGGTTGCAATGTAACAACAAATGTGCGAGACAATAAAATGTATCGTTACATGGTGCGTGAAAACTTTGAACAAGGAATGTTTTTCCTCTGTGACAAGGGTCGATTTGATTTGGATTGGATGAACGAAAATCGTTTGTTCAGTTATATGGAAAATGGAAAAAATTCCACATCACAAGTGGTGATTTCCAAAATCATCGATCGATTGAAAGAAGCAAAATCCATTGCCGTCCTTGGTGGTGCTCATGAATCTAACGAAACATTGGAAACACTCAAACAAAACTTAAGTTCTCTCTCACAAGCATTAGGTGGCAAATCCATACAATGGGAAACTCGTGTAACGGATGCACAAAATAAAGAAACCGAACAAGTAGATTTTTTGCTCACAAAAGACAACCACCCGAACACAAAAGGAGCAATCGACTTAGGTCTTACAACTCCTTCTGGGATTTCAGGAATTGTTTCAGCGGTAAAACAAGGTTCGGTGGATTTAGTGATCCTTATCAAAGAATCCATTCCAGAAGGCATTGATCCAAACAAAGTGATTTGTTTTGATACCAATTTGACTGATGCGGCAAAAAACGCAAGTTTGGTGGCACCAATTCAAATTTTCTGCGAAGCGGAAGGAAGTTTTACCAACAAAAACGGACTGAGACAAAACTTTGAAAAGTCAATGAACCCGATCCAAGGATTGTTAACGTCTGCTGGTGTAGTGGAACTCATTCTCGGCACCATGGCAAAAAAAATGGAGGTTTCTGTTGGGAACCGTTAA
- a CDS encoding NADH-quinone oxidoreductase subunit I yields the protein MGTVNVVNVAKKHQFSWYEKFYFWSIGKGLWITLKHFVKVALFNKQVTIEYPDKKRQYSTRFRGMHSMKRDEQGRERCTACFCCMWICPANAIHIEASEVTAERQHLHPEDKYAKKFEINLLRCIFCGLCEEACPKGAIYLDGTGEMAADNREDLFLTKERMMEKTGGPILGQRN from the coding sequence TTGGGAACCGTTAATGTCGTCAACGTAGCCAAAAAACACCAGTTTTCTTGGTATGAAAAATTTTACTTTTGGTCCATAGGCAAAGGCCTTTGGATCACCCTCAAACATTTTGTAAAAGTGGCTTTGTTTAACAAACAAGTCACGATCGAATACCCTGACAAAAAACGTCAGTATTCCACTCGTTTTCGTGGGATGCACTCAATGAAACGCGATGAACAAGGTAGGGAACGATGTACTGCATGTTTTTGTTGTATGTGGATTTGCCCTGCTAATGCCATTCACATCGAAGCTTCAGAAGTAACGGCGGAACGCCAACACCTTCACCCTGAAGATAAGTATGCCAAAAAATTTGAAATCAATTTGCTTCGTTGCATCTTCTGTGGGTTATGCGAAGAGGCATGTCCGAAAGGAGCCATTTATTTGGATGGAACAGGTGAGATGGCTGCTGACAACCGAGAAGACTTGTTTTTAACCAAAGAAAGAATGATGGAAAAAACAGGTGGTCCTATCCTCGGCCAAAGGAATTAA
- a CDS encoding ankyrin repeat domain-containing protein: MKRLLILALLSFVVVCSSSKKFQNENRINEHLKRCDSNNVNVLFKDNSNVNAKIEDGIPILGYYAENGNIICINKLLSLGANINEADPRGFTPFIYSVYSNQKVMKLLLDNGANLNDETPGGGNALILAAEIGNINALSFLIENKMNVNHVTKNKGTPLMHASIRGHFDVVETLLKNGADPNITDHGNISPLMHAASNGHIETVELLLQYKADPNIKDYKGYTSIMAPSDSARPSEKHLKILEMLVNAGAKVNEKNHDGDTALSIAKKRNLTKIISKLVELGAKE, from the coding sequence ATGAAAAGATTATTAATATTGGCATTGTTGAGTTTTGTTGTAGTTTGTTCTTCTTCAAAAAAATTCCAAAATGAAAATCGAATCAATGAACATTTAAAAAGATGTGATTCTAATAATGTTAATGTATTATTCAAAGACAATTCCAATGTTAATGCAAAAATTGAAGATGGAATTCCTATATTAGGATACTATGCAGAGAATGGAAATATTATTTGTATCAATAAGTTACTGAGTTTAGGTGCAAACATCAATGAGGCTGATCCTAGAGGGTTTACGCCTTTTATATATTCAGTTTATTCCAATCAAAAAGTGATGAAACTTTTACTCGACAATGGAGCAAATTTGAATGATGAGACTCCAGGTGGTGGGAATGCTTTAATTCTCGCAGCTGAAATTGGTAACATAAATGCTCTAAGTTTTTTAATCGAAAACAAAATGAATGTAAACCATGTGACCAAAAACAAAGGCACTCCATTGATGCATGCTTCCATTAGGGGACATTTTGATGTTGTAGAAACTTTACTTAAAAATGGAGCAGACCCAAATATCACTGATCATGGAAACATTTCTCCCCTCATGCACGCAGCTTCCAATGGACATATTGAAACTGTTGAACTGTTATTACAATATAAAGCGGATCCAAATATAAAAGACTATAAAGGTTATACTTCTATCATGGCTCCATCAGATTCCGCTCGGCCGAGTGAAAAACATTTGAAAATATTAGAAATGCTTGTGAATGCTGGTGCGAAAGTGAATGAAAAAAATCATGATGGTGATACCGCATTGAGTATTGCTAAAAAAAGAAATTTAACAAAAATCATTTCAAAACTAGTGGAACTAGGAGCAAAAGAATGA
- a CDS encoding response regulator — protein MNRPKVYKILLLEDDESSAKLLLHTLERYNFDVTHVVDGMSGLTKIRNNSYDLIISDVNMPYLDGISFLEKGKDMLKMTPVIMLTAVGEKDQVKRAALSHVTAYLLKPIANQALLEKIAQVLQLKPENIIDKKEFPLQVNVTELSISQLQLDIKGCPGKKSTEEIYDRFMLTLAGRGSFTNLRINLDNAFFYEVKALQILDDLIARILKQTNIRASSLFVDSEFFSNHVVDLQPYTYLSEVNIISK, from the coding sequence ATGAATCGCCCCAAAGTTTATAAAATTTTACTCTTAGAAGATGATGAGAGTAGTGCAAAACTTTTATTACATACTTTAGAGAGATATAACTTTGATGTGACTCATGTTGTAGATGGGATGTCTGGTCTTACAAAAATCCGAAACAACAGTTATGATTTGATTATCAGTGATGTGAACATGCCTTATTTGGATGGAATCAGTTTTCTCGAAAAAGGCAAAGACATGCTAAAAATGACACCCGTGATCATGTTAACAGCCGTTGGAGAAAAAGACCAAGTAAAACGCGCTGCCTTAAGCCATGTCACTGCCTATTTATTAAAACCCATAGCCAACCAAGCCCTTCTTGAAAAAATCGCTCAGGTTTTACAACTCAAACCAGAAAACATCATCGATAAAAAGGAATTCCCACTTCAAGTAAATGTAACAGAACTTTCGATTTCACAGTTGCAACTCGACATCAAAGGTTGTCCTGGTAAAAAATCCACGGAAGAGATTTATGATCGGTTTATGCTGACTTTGGCGGGGAGGGGGAGTTTCACCAATTTGAGAATCAATCTCGATAACGCTTTCTTTTATGAAGTGAAGGCCTTACAGATTTTAGATGATTTGATCGCCAGAATTCTAAAACAGACCAATATCAGAGCCAGTTCCCTATTTGTGGATTCCGAATTTTTCAGCAATCATGTTGTGGACTTACAGCCATACACGTATCTTTCCGAGGTAAATATAATTTCCAAATGA